The nucleotide window TAAAATCTctaatttcttttttgttcatttaaactttaataatttttgacataaaaaaaaaggaataattctttttaattgactatattctttatttaattgtgataggaaaataaaattataaaatttgaatAATGAGCTTGCGCACCAAATTTCGGTATTGAAAACCTTAAAAACTTACAATATTGAGTAAACAAGTAAATAAATTTGTTGTCGCAAAAACGTTTATTTGTGCATCTGAGTTTTAtcttaaaatttcaaatttctctCATCTCAGTAACACTTTTATCAAAGACCTTTATCAAAGAAGAATACATGAAGATTCTCTAACATACAGCTAGCTATacttttttatttcctttttcttttaaagtaTGACTCATAAGTCCTGGAAGGAAGGTTCTCAAATGTACAGCTAGCTATacttttttatttcctttttcttttaaagtaTGACTCATGACAACTCAATATCCTATATTTCTGTTTGCCCTCTCATTTCCATACTTTTGCTATCTATTTTTGTTTGTATGGTCACAGTTAagttacgttaatattttatatttttattaatttttattttattattttataaaaaattaatataaaatattaacgtggcttaaccgtgatcatacATCACATGACGACATGTGAAAAGTATAGAAATAAGAGAGCAGACAATCTACATCCAAACTCATAAGCATGacgattaaataaataatattaataaatattttgtcAGTAACACTTTTTCAAAGCATGACAACTCAATAACacttttttcaaatttctaacaaCTCAAAAGGTTAGAAATTTTGACGATACAAATTCTACTTCTCTTGCAACAAATCACGAAagataaatattaataaatattcttgaaatatgaaaatttccaacaaaattcAACGAAATTGGACCAGAGCCACAAACTAGGGTGGTTTCTAGCTCTTTGGTCGTCACCAACAGTGGATTGGACGGTATTGGTAGATTTGAGAGAAACAACTCAAAAGAGATGgaaagataaagataaaataataaagaagaaGACGAAAGAAAAGAGGAATAAAGAAGTCCACACCAATACCTCCATTTTtgtgaaagaaataaaaaaaattaaatcaattcCTGGCCTCATGATTTGAATCAGACGGCCAATATGACTGAGTCCGCAGAATCCGGAGTCACACATGTGCTCTTTGTATTCCCCATTTTGGTGGTCGGAAATGCCAAATGATGGTTTTAGTTTGCGTGTAAAACCTTTTAAAAAacgaaaattaatgaaaagagtttaaaaactttaagctttaataaaaatgataaaataaaaagtaaagtaaatagtaataaaatggagaaattaggttcacatccttttttttgctactccattgattaaaatcttattcattttcaatttttgatcaaggtccttgatattaataacatcattaattatttgattaataaaatatttttatttttaaatatattcctttagtgttaaaaatgttacaattagtatatttatatttatggctaaattttttatcatatatttttatttttagttggtaccaattttttttcatttttaatttgttcccatatattagtttctttttgtgcccatattttttaaagttttatttatttttgtacccatgtgttgtatatttaatcaatgatagaaaaattacatatggtatatttatgttttatgcctaaactttgtatcatatatttatatttttagtttgtacccacttttaatttgcaacatttttttaaatttgtagtatttttttttagttttattttgtacccatgtattaatttcttttagcgtctatattttttaaaaattcatttgtactcataattttttaatcttttatttgtaccctaatttatttataatgtactcattcttctttattaatgtaccgcgttgttatatgtgaaatgtacccatttttttaacactatggatacattctctagccatttattatttcttatttttacttagtttttatccatttattcaatcaaaatatttgaatttttttattataaccgTTTtcaatagtattataatgagagattttaaatttataggattataaatcttatAAAATCTCagacaattaatgtcaaaaatataaaaatataaatattaattgtaatataatgaggtgtacaaagtcaagggactttgatcaaactttgaataccattaaggttttagtaaaaaaatgttaaggattagggatcgcatccaaagtatccctaataaaattaattttttaatataaaaatataatttttaattgaaataaacagtaccataacttttcgttaaagtgatcttaaaaaaaatattaaaaaaaaaagaagcaaacgACAACCATGTTACAGAATAGCCTGGAGCTTAAGACAAGCACCCATTGTTCAGTTCCCTTCTGTCTCTCCCGCCAGAAGCTCCGCCGTAAAAAATCATGAGCTTCTCACAAATTTAACAGaagcaaaacaaaaacccaTTCATCAAAGTCTTCCATCCTTAATCCCACCAAAAAACCAAACAGCAATGTCGGTGGCGTGTGGCATGGAGTGCGTGGTTGTGTTGGGCTGTATGCGTTGGGTGTGGCGGCGCTGCACCTACATCGGCGCCAACGACAGCTCAACCTGGACATCCGCCTCTCCCGACGAGTTCGACCCAGTTCCCCGTGTCTGCCGCTTAGTCCTCGCCGTCTACGAGGCCGATCTCCACAACCCCCACTTCATCCCCACCTGCGGATTCCGCCCCAACCCCGACTGGGTAGTCAAGCGCGTCACCTACGAGCAAACCGACGGCCAGGCGCCTCCTTACCTCATCTACGTCGACCACGACCACAAGGAGCTCGTCCTCGCCATTCGCGGCCTCAATTTGGTCAAAGAGAGTGACTACAAGCTCTTGCTCGATAACAAGCTCGGAATGCAGATGTTCGACGGTGGATATGTCCACCACGGCCTCTTGAAGTCGGCGATTTGGCTGCTTAACGAAGAGGGCGAGACATTGAAGCGGCTCTGGCTCGAAAACGGGTCCAATTACGATATGGTGTTTGCGGGTCACTCTTTGGGGTCTGGTGTGGCGGCGCTGCTGACTGTCATTGTGGTCAACCATCGGGACCGGCTAGGCGGAGTCCCCCGGAGCAAGGTGAGGTGCTATGCGCTTGCTCCGGCGCGTTGTATGTCGTTGAATTTGGCCGTCAAGTATGCCGACGTTATTTACTCGGTTGTTTTGCAGGTAGGTTTGTCTTAGTTTAAGGTTGTCATTTGTGTTTgtaaatgtgtttgttttgtttcgaaTTGTTTTCGTGACTTGTGGAATTGGTGATTGTGTTTGTAGGATGATTTCTTGCCAAGAACTGCAACCCCTTTGGAAGATATTTTCAAGTCCATCTTTTGGTTGGTACTCGTTGAAACcattaaattttattatatcacaaaaaataaaacaaatttaattgGAATTGTAGATTTTAAAGTGGAGTGAACTACTAACACTTTTGGCGGTTTTCGACAGCTTGCCctgcttcttgtttttggtttgtttgagGGATACTTTCATACCAGAAGGTAGGAAGCTTAGGGATCCCAGAAGGCTTTATGCACCTGGTCGGATGTATCATATTGTTGAGCGCAGATGTTGCAGGTACCCCATGATCCTTACAACAATcttgtcattttatttttgtgaatCTTGAAAGTGTGGTTGAATGTCCATTGACAAAGAAACCTTGATGCCATTCGGTACTTATGGAGTCAAGGGTAATGAATTCCTGAATGAATGCAAGCATGCTACTTGCCTTACTTACAGCTGTTGCACATTTACATCATATCATTAATTTGCACATCCGCATGAATCCGGTGCTTAGGATTTTGGATTTTTTGAGACCAATGTGAAATTTGTGTCCTTGGTAACTGTTGCTCCATGGCCTAGAAATTGTTTTGCTTTGTGATTCACAGACTCTGGTAGCGGGAGGCAATTGCTCTTTAGGTTCTACTTAGGAAATGGATTCTTCGTGGCTTTTCATTTAAATGTACTATGTATATCTGGTGAGAACATTAGTCGTTAGACTCTGTAGGATCTACCCTCTAGGAGCTCCTTTCTCCCTCAGAGAGCTAATAGAAGAATCCCTACCTTAGGAGGTGGAAAGGGAGTATGATTGAAGTTGAATTTTTCTGACTCCTCCCTAAATTTTAGCTATGGGGCTCATTTAGGGAGCatgttggagatgctctaactCGTAACATGAAAAAATGTATGCTACATTTGGATGAGGACTTTCAAAGCCCAATGAACTTTAAAATCTATGCTTTGAACTAAGCCTACCAATGAACTACTCAAACATTACAAAGCTACTCTAAAACACTACAAATGCAGCAAGGGACTTTCAAAATGACCTTGAAAGGTTTCATTGAAATTTCTCTCAAAGGTATAGCATAACAAAGTCCAtccacataattttttttatgtatgcctAGGTAAGTTAGCATCTAGTTCTTTTGAAAGTTCATCAACATATTTTTGTGGTGCTTCCTAACTAATGTAGCCTAAGTTTGATGGAACTTCAAAGTCCCTCATGCAAGTGCACATTAGTTGTAACTTTTGCCctcattttcttttgaaaataagTTTGAATCTTGATTCTTGTCTAATGAATGTTCACTAGATTTTTACCAGGGTGTGGTACTATTTGGAAtagataaaaaattaataagtgGGGTTTACAATGTCTATAATTGTACATTGAATGGTCATAGTGCCTCAAAAAAATTGGATATAAAAAAtattaccattttcaaagttcTCTGTTAATTGGCCATTATCTCTAGGAGTATCTCTTGGTAAATACATCTTTTTATGTCAGGTTATGGTCttctaattgttatgaactgtTGGCTTATCTATAACAATGCTTGCTTTTTTAAAGAAATTCATTATTTGTACCTTACTTTTGCGTCAAGTAAAATCTTCCCGATACCAGTTTGCGAAGTTTCAAAATTGGAAcaaatctgtttgttttgatgggattcTCTTTGCGGGTGTGTCTGTTGAACTAATTAATGATTTACTTTCTGGAAGGCATTAGTGTTATGTTGGAACCTAAACTGTTGTGTTCATGCGATGATTGAGTTCCTCGTTGCTTCGTATAACAGATGTGGGAGGTTTCCTCCAGAGGTCCGAACTGCCATTCCTGTTGATGGGAGATTTGAACATATAGTCTTGTCATGTAATGCCACATCTGATCATGGAATTATCTGGATAGAAAGGGAAGCGGAGAAGGCTTTATTAGTAAGTGGAACATAACTTACAACCTTTTATAACCCTTAtcgtttcttttccttttgagACTGCCATGATTATCATTTCgtacattttatttttcctgtacaacaacaacaacaaccaagcctTATCCCAGTAAGTGGGGTCggttgtatgaatcctagaatgccactGCACTCGATGTTCCGCCAAGTCTACATTTTACTTTTCTTATGTTAAACTAAATTAAATATGCTTTTAGCTCAAGGCCGATTCTTCAATTTCCACCGGGATGCAAAGAATATCAGCATTCTGTTTATCTCCTGCCCAAATCCCCAAAGTAACATGATTGACTAGCTGTCTTGTAGAGTAGCTTGTGTCTTAAGGTTGTCTTTGGTTGTTGGAAAGGGAGCAAGAAGTAAACGGAAAAGGGTTAAGCTACTGTCTTTGGTCACTTTTTCTTAGTTTGAGCAGAGGTAACTGGTGGGACAAGATCAGAAAGAAAGAAGGTCGGTCTTCACTCTGACAATTCAATTTCCATTTGATATATTGTCCCTTCATTTACTAAGAAAACCATCCGCTCAAAGCTTTCCCTTTCTCTCCCTAGGCTATAAGTTGTTTCCTCCCCCTTTGCATTTGTGGACATTGTTCAAGTGCCAACATGTGTGAATTGGTTAGATTGTCAGAATGTGTTATTCTTGGGTTTTTACGATTGCTAATTATGGATCTTTTTAGCGAGCATATAGGTGAAATTGTGAACCATAGTGTAAAGTGAAATTTTGGGAGTTTATCTGTTTGCTATTGAATTGCAAATGCTTATCTTTTATATGTTGAATAATTACTGATCAGTGATGTAAATACTCTTCAGAGAATGAAGGAAAGTTGTTCTGAGACCGTAACAACTGCCCCAAAAGTACAAAAACTAGAGAGGTTGCGGACCTTTGaaaaagaacacaaagatgcaTTGGAAAGAGCTGTCAGTTTGAATGTGCCTCATGCTGTAACGCCCAATGAGGAAGCCCCCGAAGACCAAAAACTGGAGGAGGCTCCAGAGATTGGGAATAAGAGTGAAGACCCTGCCGATACAAAGTCGAAGTCCACTGGTGGAAGGGCAAGTTGGGATGATGTGGTTGAAAAGCTTTTCAAGAAAGAGTCTGGGCATCTACTGCTAAAAAGAGATTCAAATCCCCCGGAATAGCAAAATTCTTTTGTTCGTGTAAAGTTTGCTCGATACAAACCAAGGAGATGAAGATACAAGCCAACAGTAATCTAAGGTTTAAAAATAGGTGATCCTCTCCTATTGCACCGAGGTCCTTTAAGATAAAGCCCTACACTTGAGAGCCATTCGGCTTAATACCACCTAGGGTATTGGGTTTAGGTGGTTAATTTGAAACACTATCGGTGCATTGCTGGAGTTAGGAGTGGACACTTGTGGACCCGTGACACTTGTTTCTTAGATTGTGCTTTTCTCTGAGGTTTAGGTTCTTGTGAATAGTTCATGGGCACATTTCCTGCCCGCTTTGGTATTTGTACATTTTATAGGTAAAAGAGTTGTGCAATATTACACATTACTACGGGTCCATTACCCATGGGAGAAAATTTGTCAATACAAAAAATACTCAAAACTCCTTGATAAACTTTATCTGGTCTTTACAGTTCCATCTATgcatcaattttcttttattcaaCAATCAAAAGCCAATGAAATATTCAAGGGAAATGATTTTTGCACTTCTCTTTTCTCCTCAGGTGTCCTTATTATCTAGTCTTAGGATGGACCAAAGGATAATTGGGGGACAAAAACAAGGTGAGGAGTGTAAAACAAGAGTGAAATTCATAAACCatattgtttgggttaatatttgaacattggacCTAGATGAAGGAAAGCCTAAGGATGACAACTAAAAGGGGATTTGCCCGAAGCCCAGCACCAAGCCCAAAGGCAAAGTGAAGCCTTCTCAGCCAAAATGCAAGCCACATGCTTACTATGgaagtgacaagtgatggaGACTAACCTACTACCAGCCAAAGAACACTTTCTAGTGGCATTCCAAGTAAAAAGtggatgactcactaccctccaagTGCTTTCGGGCAAGAACAAAGTTACAACAGTCGGGCTAATTTGCCTATAAAAGAAGGAAGAGGCctcagagacaaggacactcaaccaatcaaacaaacaaacatacaaactctgctctcaagctagatttgcatccaaaagctgAAATCAACCCAGATTCAATCATTTTTAGCGACAAGCTATCTCTTGTTCAGTTTAAAGCTCTGCTATATCCCGTAGTGGTATAATATCTATTAtcttgtgtaaacttgtttaccatccatccatttttagcatataaacccCTATTAATTCAAAGAGAAGTGATTGCAAGAGGTTCAACCTTGATAGACAAGATGAAATCTTGCCCGaaattctttgtttgttttctaaatttgtagatCTACTACTTAATGCATTCTCCAGTATGTATTCAAGTGATTTCCACCTGACTTCCTACTTTAAGAGTCTCATTTGTATCTAGATCCGACTAGTTTAATGGATATGTTATCATTAAAAGCAACTTGGGaccaaacaaatgacttaaGGGGATCTGGACTCCCTTCATTCAAACATgcaagactatgaactaaaagtcattgtttacaaggtaagaaaaagaacttaaagtAGACTTAACCTATATGCAacaatcatttgataacaagaagtccgagtaACTTGGGATGCAAGTAATTGACTAAAAACactcttgttctacatctgctatactgagatagcagtggcacgctTAGCACTTAGTTTTGATtgcaagcctcaaggcctacacctaaggccccacaaaggcaccttttagAACTAAATATGCCCCAttcttgtagcacatcaacaagCAAGAGTCtgactacacatccaaagtgccaatcccttggAGAGCTGTGCTGAGGTCCGAGGATCCTTTTCTAGAGAAATCTTCACCCGAACACATATTAAATCAATGACAAATTCAAGTATTGATGACATTAGATAATACTTGCACCGaggttttttgtgataaatACTTACATATTTGTTGTGCTGTGTATAAGATAATATACAAGCTTGGAGACAACATCAATGTAATCAGTAGTGAGTCGTTCTTAACAATACTCACATATATACATCATCTTACCCCGATGAGCTAATATTGCATAATCATCAATTTTATtaacaaaaacacacaaaactaGTGGCATTGGATGCAAGGATGAGATTATGAGGGATCAAAATGGACTGGTTTGGTGGGTTGATCATTTTGACCGGACTTCTATTAAGGTAAAAGAAGGATCAGCAAAACAGGTGATCTTTTGCTTATCACATAACCATTTGGTAAACCATGCAATGCTAATTTCACTATTAAGACAATTTCAgcgtgttaattaattaattaattattcttgAGTAAATAAACGTCGGACATGGTGCCGATATTTGGGTCCATAAGTAGTATGTAAGAAGCTAATTAATCATGGAAATCTAAACTTAAACTTTAAGCATGGATGAGATTTGTAGTTTAAATTTGGTGGATtgatggatggatggatggatcCATGACCTAACTAACTTAATGACATGTTACTTAACTACTCACTAACGATAATCCAGAAGCTCTAATAGGACAGATTGTTAACGGCTTTAAGAAGAAATGCTTGAACGTTTTAACAACCCTTTGGTTACATTTGGTTTTCTATGCTTTTGCTTTTTGAAAATCCAGTCACGTAAACCAACCCTGCACTGACTTTCTTTGTTTGTTACTGTGCATGCAGAACGGTGATAATGTTCATGCAACGGTGTGTACAGTGAGAGATTAGTCAACTGGATAAATCGACCATTTTTTTCACATAATCATAGgacatggatcctctccggatccattGGTCCTACTCCACCAAATCATATCATTCGGgccattaaaatttaattaaacaacTACAAATAGGGGCtcactttaaaattataataactttagccgtttgatcaaatttcaatagtacGGATGATGTGACTTGATGGatggatctggagaggatccatGTCCATAATCATATACAACATATACATAGTTTATCTTATTATACGAGGGTGCGTAGTTCACatattaattttctaattgGTTAGCTTGAGCAATTGAGGATAGGTATAAGAACGGTTTAGGTCGGTATTCATCTTATATTCATTCCCATAATTACAAAAAATTTATGTGGTTATAACTACAAATTAATCGTAGGGCATTCCTCATAGGATATGCTTGCATTCCCTCTTGCGGGGAGGAACCTATTTTCCTACATGCAAATAATGTATCTTCATCGTAAATATTTTATAATCGAATTGTTCAACTTTTTAaacttcatttgaagatcatcctTAACAAAAATCATTCGAATCGGAGATTGTTTAGTTATctaaatgtatcaaataaatgaaCGGTTCATCGAATATGTTACTTGGTACTTAAACCATTGATTTCGTTGATATATTTGGATGACTAAACGAACTccgatttgaaatattttttgtaGGGATGATCTTCAGATGAAGTTTAAGAAATTAACGGTTCGATTATAAAATTTCCCCCAAAAGAATGAAGTATTATCCTTCCTCATAGTTATAGTTATACTCGCTGAGTAATAAATCCCTTACGGACTAATGGGTGTAttcatttcaataaaaaaaaatttaaaatttctcgtaattaatgaaaaacatTTTGATCACATGATGTAAGCAGCATGTATGCTATGATTAGAAAAATGAATTACGATCTAATCAACAATCTAACCATAAAACATTCacattttttaaagaaaaaaattactattattaagagggagggagagacaaaggattcaaaactattacaataatatagaggagtaaggccatctctaatcaaagggtccagagggccagagggctgaaAATAGCTCTAAAATCGtcttcaaccgagggctaggccagaggacTTGGGAATCTGGAAGGGCCCTACGGAATCAGAGAggggttgggtttttttttaatataacggctagctttgcagctagccgttgggtttttttttttttttttttttaatttaaacatttcttttcttctataaatatggtaaagttctttcaattcttcacttcatttgcaatatttccttcttcaatgtttttcaatatttccttcaatatatttctcaatatttccttcaatatattttccaatatttccttcatctataatatttgtttcaatttttcaataatttccttcaatattttttcaataatttccttcatttttttcttataacttatatttcacaaaatttgtttcatatttttttttaattccatttttttcctataacttcttttctataacttctatttcacaaaatttgtttcatatatattttttttaaattctattttttttccctataacttTCTAagtcattatacaacattaaattaaattaagtaacatgaaacaacattaaacaatatgaaacaacatttaagttgtagtttttaaataataaattatgtttggccctatggccctttggtcatcggttaggccatctctaaccgaagggtccagagggccagagggccgaaaataaccctaaaaccgtctccaaccgagggctaggccagagggctctggaatctgggagggccccacgggatcagagagggctggagggctggctatttttttttaatgttttcctattgctgtcggttataaccgacatcaTTAAAGagattcttttttttaatagttttactattagtgtcggttataaccgacactaatagtttgaatgtttttgaatataacggctagtagccgttgtattattaggcccttttttttatgaatttaaacttcatttttccccttttttttcccttttcatatgaatcaaattttgtttcatattttttttcaattctattttacaaaatttgtttcaatttttttttaaattctatttttttcctataacttctattttacaaaatttgattcatattttttttcatataacttctattttacaaaatttgtttcatatttttttaaattccatttttttcctataacttctatttcacaaaatttgtttcatattttttttcaattctatttttttcctataacttcctaggccatttatacaacattaaattaaattaaattaagtaacatgaaacaacattaaacaatatgaaacaacattaaataacattaaccaacatacaaattatacaacataaaaaaacatttaacaacatgaaacttaaacaacatttttaaaaacatttaacaacataaaacttaaaaagcctactccatgcttcttttggcccaaagatgtgcaacaagatcctgttgtaggtacctatttgtggcacgagaacgtatcattctatagcgcctcatatactcatttatagagatactaccagttcttagattgaaaggcaaattaggcccatcatatatttttgctagagcccttcttgacctatttgaaTCTTCTTGGTCATCatcggactctccatcaatatacccatctcgctcatcctccactatcatattgtgtaatatgatgcaagacatcatgatggagttcaaattttctcgactccaccctcttgccggttcgctgataatcttccaccgtgcttgtagaataccgaaagctctctcaacatctttccgttatgcctcttggtgtaaggtaaacaacttttctgcatcatttctagggtttggaattgcttggacaagtgtcgcccactttgggtagatgtcatctgccaagtaataccccatattgtattcacggtcgttgatgtagtagtcaagttgaggtgctttaccttccatcaagttattgaagaggggtgaacgcccaagaactgtaatgtcattttgggatccaaggactccaaagaaagcatgccagatccatgtgtcatatgaggcaactacctctaacacaacagttggctttctcgaccttccgctaaagcctccttgccatccagtgggacagttcttccaatcccaatgcatgcagtctaatgaccctatcatgcccggaaacccacggtcttcagctttgtgaaggagccgattcagatcttcttgatttggctctCGGAAgtactcgtctttgtaaacctgaacaattgtgttacaaaattcttcaagagtattaaggcatgtagactcagacataccatgggtttcatccatcgaatcagCTGAGGAGCCAT belongs to Malus sylvestris chromosome 17, drMalSylv7.2, whole genome shotgun sequence and includes:
- the LOC126612499 gene encoding uncharacterized protein LOC126612499, coding for MSVACGMECVVVLGCMRWVWRRCTYIGANDSSTWTSASPDEFDPVPRVCRLVLAVYEADLHNPHFIPTCGFRPNPDWVVKRVTYEQTDGQAPPYLIYVDHDHKELVLAIRGLNLVKESDYKLLLDNKLGMQMFDGGYVHHGLLKSAIWLLNEEGETLKRLWLENGSNYDMVFAGHSLGSGVAALLTVIVVNHRDRLGGVPRSKVRCYALAPARCMSLNLAVKYADVIYSVVLQDDFLPRTATPLEDIFKSIFCLPCFLFLVCLRDTFIPEGRKLRDPRRLYAPGRMYHIVERRCCRCGRFPPEVRTAIPVDGRFEHIVLSCNATSDHGIIWIEREAEKALLRMKESCSETVTTAPKVQKLERLRTFEKEHKDALERAVSLNVPHAVTPNEEAPEDQKLEEAPEIGNKSEDPADTKSKSTGGRASWDDVVEKLFKKESGHLLLKRDSNPPE